ATGTCCAGAGGACTTTCCTAAGCATGGCAATGTTCAAggccctttgattttttttttccattgcctCTGGGCTGATGAAGAGGGAAGCAGCGGGGCGTGTCTGTGTGAGCCCTATGTGATTGAGCCGTGTGTCCCGCTGTCTCTCTCCCCCCAGTGTCCCCACCACAGGGATCGTGCTGGGAGTGCTCTCAGGGCTCATCGTCTTCGCCTCCGTGTTTGTGCTGACCATGCTGTACCGCCGCGGGCTGGCCATCCGCAGGAAGAGAGCCATGAGGAGGTACCTGGAGAGCGGAGAGGTGAGCGCCAGTCACACTGCCACTGCACAGCGTTAGAGACGTTCCTcaaaaagcaacagaaatatCCGCTACCTGAACTGGTGTTCTTCTGGTTTACGATCTGTTTCAGTCTGACTTTTTAAAGCTTCAAACTCTATAGTGGTCtctatagagctctcaaacatctCTCTAAGGgtagctggtacaccagagtgtaaccagtaACCTGTCCCCCCAGCAACAAACTGCAAGGGGACAAACTGAGTGGATTTAAGAATGCATCTCCTGTTGAGTTTCTTACTGATGTGTTTCTTCATCCACTGttgagtgttgcaggggggagcaggttaacggttacactctggtgttccAGTAGTACAGAGGGCATGTTTAGAGGCTACAGGATGGACTTTAAAATACCAACAGATTCCAAGCTAAGTCGCTCTAGTAATAAGATTTTTGAAATAACTCATAAGTATACTGgcagcacatttaaaaacagacaaaacgaATAATGTACCAGCTTCGATGTCTGGTTAAACTAAATGCTTGTTACTAAGATCTTTAACCATGCAGCCCAGTGCAAGCTCCATCGGTCGGTAACGCTGGTTTGTTTCCTGCAGTGTCTAGAGCCCCTTGACCCGGGGGAGAAGGGTTCAAAGGCCCACGCCAGAATTCTGAAGGTGGCAGAGTTACGAAAGATGAAGGTTCTGGGTTCTGGAGTCTTCGGGATTGTGCACAAGGTTCGAGGCTGATTGCTGTGGTTCTGTTGTGTCCCATTGGGTTTTCACAGGAGCCAGTGTAGAGCAGCGCCTAGCTGTTCTGCGTGTTTAAGTGATCTTGTCTTTCTCTCCACAGGGATTCTGGATTCCCGAAGGAGATTCAGTGAAGATTCCTGTCGCCATTAAGACTATCCAGGACCGGACTGGCCGACAGACCTTCCATGAGGTCACTGAGGTGAGCTTCAGAAACCCTGTCCCTCTTATCCTGTGTACGGTGCATTGAGCTCTGCAGCACAATGCTGAATAAAACCATTATAATTACAGCCAAAGTGGTTCAATTAGGCATATGGACTATGAATCTTCTGCATCTAGCAAAACTAAAACAGGACTTATGTGATTTGTCATGAGCATTGTCACACTGTTTAACAATGGGATAATGGGATACCCCCactgcagtgcattctggtacttgtagtcccGTATCTCAAGATCCCCCTCTTGATCCGCCCCTCCTACTATATGACTTTCCTGGCCtgagcaccacgttactggatcctcagctgatgcgctatccttacactattgcactactgttatgtcattgtagatataacttgtaaccctaacttgctgcatcctaAGTCATATTGCATTTTAGTAGCATTATTatctgcacttactgtaaactatactgtattatatattaagcttgcattgtcaccctgtactgccctgtaacaccagtaagtcgtcttggataaaggcgttgtccaaataaataatcatttcttCAAGATACAGGTAAAAGGTGAATGCACTGAGGCGTGAGTCTTATCCTCTCTGATCTGCCCtggagctccctctgctgttcagGGGTGGTATActcacccctctctccctctctctgtattACAGCACATGCTGGCTATGGGCAGTCTGGACCACACCTACTTGGTGCGCTTACTGGGGGTCTGTCCTGGAGCCTGCCTGCAGCTTGTCACTCAGCTCAGCACGCAGGGGTCCTTGCTGGAACACATCAGGCAGAAGCAGGACAGCCTGAGCCCCCAGCGTCTGCTGAACTGGTGTGTCCAGATCGCCAAGGTGAGCCTCGCTTGTCACTCACACTGCAAAGCACCAGGGGGCTGGAATAGATCGTAACACTGCTGCATGTTCTCCGACAGCCCTGTTAAAAAGCCTCGCTCACATTGCAGGGCATGTATTACCTAGAGGAGCACAAGATGGTCCACCGGAATTTAGCCGCTCGGAATGTCCTGCTCAAATCGGACAACATCGTCCAAATCTCGGATTTCGGGATCGCAGACCTGCTGTATCCCGACGACAAGAAATACTACAACGACGTCAAGGTCGGTGTCTCAGTCCGTCACTGTGCTCGGCCAGACCCAGGCTAGCACCTCCAGACTACCTGCTTCACCCTCACTCTCCCTTAGAAAACTGTACCACGCTGTTTGTGCACAAGTTTTCCCAGGATTATGCTGTGAATTTAGAAAAGCtggccatgtttattaatatgctttaccatgcctcactaAAATGCCGTGCTTTTCCATGCTgtcactctgctgtgcttttactatgggaagctgtTATAATTGGTGTGGCggctcactgtgtctctctcttctTATCAGACCCCTATTAAATGGATGGCGCTGGAGAGCATACACTTCCGCAGATATACTCACCAGAGCGACGTGTGGAGCTACGGTCAGTCAGCAATACAAGCAGCAATCTgatacacagcccagcccagcctgacacacagcccagcccagcctgatacacagcccagcccagcctgacacacagcccagcccagcctgatacacagcccagcccagcctgatacacagcccagcccagcctgatacacagcccagcccagcctgatacacagcccagcccagcctgatacacagcccagcccagcctgatacacagcccagcccagcctgatacacagcccagccagcctgatacacagcccagccagcctgatacacagcccagcccagcagcctgatacacagcccagcccagcctgatacacagcccagcacagcctgagcctgatacacagcccagcccagcctgatacacagcccagcccagcctgatacacagcccagcccagcctgatacacagcccagcccagcctgatacacagcccagcccagcctgatacacagcccagcacagcctgatacacagcccagcacagcctgatacacagcccagcacagcctgatacacagcccagcacagcctgatacacagcccagcacagcctgatacacagcccagcacagcctgatacacagcccagcccagcctgatacacagcccagcccagcctgatacacagcccagcccagcctgatacacagcccagcccagcctgatacacagcccagcctgatacacagcccagcccagcctgatacacagcccagcccagcagcctgacacacagcccagcacagcctgatacacagcccagcacagcctgatacacagcccagcccagcctgatacacagcccagcccagcctgatcagcccagcccagcctgatacacagcccagcccagcctgatacacagcccagcccagcctgatacacagcccagcccagcctgatacacagcccagcccagccctgATACAGCCTGATACACAGCCCAGCCTGATACACAGCCCAGCCGCAGCATGATACCCTGGAGAAACCCTAGCGAGCCTGATTACAGCACAGGCACACCGCGGCTCTGATAAGTTAGCAGCACAGTCTGTCTGGTAGCCTGATACACAGCCCAGCACACTGCAATGCATTTTCACAAGTCAAAATACAAAAGTAAGGTAAGCCTGATACTTTGATAAAAGCCTGATACACAGCCCAGCTTGATCACAAAGCCAAGCCCTAGCCTGATCTACAGCTCTAGCCAAAGGTTTgatacacagcccagcccagcctgacACACAGCCCAGCCTGATACACAGCCCAGCCGCAGCATGTTACCCTGGAGAAACCCTACGATCTATTATTGCACAGGCACACCGCGGCTCTGATAAGTTAGCACACTGTCTGTCTGGTAGTGATACAGTGACATCAcactgcaatgcattttcatttgaagtCAAAATACAAAAGTAAGGTAAGCTAATACTTTGATAAAAGTGCATTTACTTTCAAAACCAAGCCCTACGTCTACAGCTctagccaaaggttttgcatcgccctatagaatgaactcattttgcttcatgaagtcggcCGAGAcctcgtttacaagggggtccctatttactattatggcttctagtagacttttgcgattttgtagtttctttgattgcgtgatgttaaataaaagatctacactATATTCGCatatcctttttaaaatgatgtctcaattctaggtgatgctaaatgtttggtcatagctgtagattAAGTAGCAGACAGTAAGTAAGAGACAGGTTTTCTGTGACGGCTGGCGATGTTGGTAAAGTTTGCATAATAAGTGTTACTGCGTGTGGTGCTTTTTCATTGCGGCTTGTCTGAGCTGTGTCTCTGGCACCCCCTGCAGGTGTGACAGTGTGGGAGATGATGACGTTTGGGAACGAGCCCTACTCTGGCATCCGCCCACAGGAAGTGCCGGACCTGCTGGAGAAGGGGGAGCGCCTGTCCCAGCCTCACATCTGCACCATCGACGTCTACATGGTCATGGTGAAGTGTGAGTGTCACTTCAGAGTCGCTGAGCGCTCCCAGACTGCAGAGGGAGGTCCAAAGCGCTCTCAGCTGAGCACAAGAATAAGACTGTCATTCCTTTGAGGGCTTTGGCTCTACTATACACAATAGGCTGGCAGTTTCTCCAAACGCAAACATGTACTGCTAATTATATAGGCTGCAAAACATAGCTGGAACAGCTCATTGGTGATTTGTATACGCCACTTAATTTTACTCGTCTCCCATTGGCAGGTTGGATGATTGACGAGAATGTCAGACCCACCTTCAAAGAGCTGGCCAATGAATTCACTCGGATGGCCAGAGACCCGCCCCGCTATCTTGTCATCAGTgtgagtgagagggagggggaggagagggatcTGAAGGGGTTGGAGAGCAGGCTCTTCTTTCAGGGTTAGAAATGTGTGGGATGCTTTATCAGGGTGCAGTGTGATAATGTTGTAACTTGAACTTTGTGTTTGATCGTGCAAATGCAGTTTCTGCCTACAATATTCAATTCGGGTTCAATTCATGATTTTGCAGTTGCTCATAATCCTGTGCTACTGGACAGGGAGCAAAACGCCCCAGTGAAATAAGGAATCAGACCGAAAAACTGcagtgaaaattattattattattattattattattattattattaattaaaggaTTGCTCAGGAAATATTGTTATGCCATAAATCTGGTTTCTTCATAATTGCTCCCTAGCGATATGAAACCAGCATTGAAATGCATTACCGCCATCTGTGAAAAGGGCTATTAACCCCATGCTAGTCACTGTAAATGGGGAGATTCCactattgtgatgtcactgtatcCCACCCCCTTCTCTCAGCGTAACAATGGCTACATGGAGCCCCCGTTTGAAGAGGTCTCCCAGAAGGGGGGGGAGCTAGATGGCCTGGAGgtggagctggaggaggaggaggcggggcTTGACGGTACCTTGAATCCCTCCTCCCTCTACCTCACTCCCATGCGCTTCCCATGTCGTCATCGGATAGACTCTGCAAAGGTGAGCTGGCCCCGGGGGTGTAAGGTACTTATAGTGTGCGGCTAAACCCATAAGTGTAATTTAAAGAGGACTCCCTTATGCAAGTAAAAACACCTACCAATAGCTTGCTGAAATTCccagttattttgtttaattctgcCGTGTACGATCAAGCCTTATCGTTTCCATGCTCTTTTGTTATGTCTTTGCTCTGACTCTTGATCACCCTCAAGCTGTATTGCATCAACCTcttatttttaggggtaatcaCAGAGCCCTCTAGTGGTGTTTAATTCAAACAACAGCTGTAAACCTTCTTAAATGTTGACCTTGGTCTTGTTGGTAAAAGGGGTGGGGCTAAACGAAGGGGGAGGGTTCATCCAGAACTAGATTTATTTTACAGCCCTTGTTTCAATTGAAAACCAGTAGAAGGTGCAGTGGCACGCTAAATACAGCTGTTATTTTTAGGGGTAAGCCCAGGATAAGTTTGGATAGGATGTTGATTCAATCCAGAGTGAAATACTGCTGAAAATCTAGCTGTGGCGTTATTCACATCAGCCCCTACTCCTCTTGTCAGTGCTGTGATTGAAGTCTGTGTCTCCCCAGAGCATGGGCAGTCCTGCGGGGTACATCCCAATGACTCCCGGGACAGCGGGAGAGCACTCCAGACAGGTAGGAACCGAGACCCGTCCCCCTGTCCCCCCGTCCCCCTGTCTGTCTCTGGTCACTAGAAGTGCAGTAGAATCACAAACCCTGCGACTCTTTGTTTTCCATTAAGAcctcttttattaataaatatcttgctatccctgaatagataactgACTCTTTAAAAACAGGGCAATGGTTTTACTCACCTATTTGCTAGCAATACCACCAGCACACACAGATAGGCTGGGTGAGATATTTGGATGACTGCAATGGTGATTGCCGAAGACAGAATGAATGGTGCTCCAGTATTGATTATCTATATTTAGTAAGCTAGCAGGATCAAACAGCTAATAAATGGCCCATCCCAAAGCATCACGAGCATGCAGGGGTCCCTGTTAGTGGCGGCTCCTCACATGTGTGTGATGTTATTTAACATAACTttccttacaaaaataaagcctGTGCTTAGCTATCAGTGTTACACCATTGAGTCAGTAAAGGTTAGCAGGCAGGACTGGGATGGATCTGTATCTGTGCAGTGCCATTAACCCACACAGTGTAACTGCTCCCAGAATGCACCAGATCACTCCGCTTTTAGGCACATTTTACAAAACGTTCTTCAATAAACCCTCGCTCGCAATGTGTCACTCCAGAATGAAAACACCAGTTCAGCCACTGGTTCCAGTGCATGTTGAATTCCCCCATGCCCCGGGTCACGTGTTTCTCCTCTCAGGTCGTGTGGCCCTCGAGGGGCCGCCTGGACTCGACCCGAACGCTCTCGGAGTCCTCGGAGGGACGTGGCACGGCGTCGGAGCTGGAGATGAACGAGGACAGCTCATTGGCTGGGAGCCTGCGCAGGGGGCGGCGCCGGGAGGACAGCGCCTATCACTCGCAGCGCGTCAGCCTAATCAATCCCGTGGAAACAGGGgacctggaggaggaggaggaccacaACGGATACGTCATGCCGGGAACCTCCGGCAGCCCCGAGAAAGGTAACCAATAAACACGAAGCACTGGCATtgagctgcagtgtcccacaatcgtGTGCACTTTCATTCATTCCTACCTTATTCTAGAGTTGTGCCTTCTGTGCACTAGAAACCAGACATTGttggcttaccagtttgtttatattacctAAGGTGGTTTTAGCTGCTGGCACGCAGGCCTCCTCCCTCTTTTGGGAGCTTTCTTAAAcctgtacttatttttttaaactataaggGGAATTGCTGTTTTAAAGTAGTGTGAAAAAGGTAAATGATTCCGTTAATAATGTTTCTCCTTGTTTTCTTTCCAGAGCCACACTTGTCCTTGTCGGGCCCCCGTGACGACGACAGTGAAGAATATGAATACATGAACAAACAGAGCCGTCTGCTCGCACTGTCACCACGCTGCAGTACTGCCGAGCCACCCCCGGGAGGCGCTGCTGAGCTCAAGCAGAGCAGGTCCCCACGCTGCCCTGCCTCCAAATCCCCAGCAGCCCCTGCTgagcaacagaaacaaaaagacactgtagAGTACGAGTACATGGACACGCGCAACGTGGTGCTGGACCCCAAGGAGCCTCCGAGCGCCACCCGGAGGAAGGAGGACCAAACAACAGCCAAGGAGGAGAAAGAGGAAGACTACGAGTACACGAACAAGCAGCCCAGACTGACCAAGTCACTGAGCATGCTCCAAAACTTCAGCAAGGCGCAAGTGGAACGCGAGAGGACTGGGAAAGCAGCGTCGGTGGAAGATTTGTGTTCAAACGGTCCGGAATCGGGAAGCACGGCCCCGGATCAGCAGGAATACGAGGAGATGGACGCGTTCGCACTTCCGGAAGACTCCAAGGATCACGCCATTAACACGACGCCCCCGGAAAAGGCGCCGGAATATCAGAACTTTCCCGAAGCGGAGAAAGCGAGCGAGAAGGGCCGTGTGAACGGGTTTGTGAAAATGCGGGCCGGTGCTGGTGAGCGGGACCACTCCTTCGATAACCCCGATTACTGGCACAGCAGACTCTTCCTCAAACCAGATGCTGTGCGCACGTAGGATAAGCTAACCCCCTAAACTCAGACCAGGGATCGCACCAGTCGACTGTTTGCAGCTGATCAAGAACATGAGCGTTTAAGCTAATAGAATCTAACGCTGTGTGTTTCTAGAGTTGTAGGTGAATCGGTCCTTTTCAACCACAAGAATGATGCTATCTTGGTTATGGATAGCAAATATAGCTGAAGATTAAGGGGTTCATTCTCCTGCTTAATCCTTGTGCTATACTACCATCTGGTGGGCAATTGATGAAATGTTTAGTGTCACGCGTGGACAAATATTGGAACTGCAAAGTCTTTTTAAATAGCAATGCTTAAGACTGCAAATTCCTTGAATGAGATTTCTCTTAGAACAAATGCCATGTTATGACTTTATGGGGAAATTCCAATTTAAGTTTACAATGCAACACTGCTCTAAAATGGACATGTCATATACAGGATCATTATTATCTGTTCAACCTGCAAAAAGGGAAATAAACTAGAGGCGGCTTCCAGTCCAGGTCGCCTCCAGCTGAAACTAGGGGGTGTGTCCTATTGGTAAAAGGGGTGTGGTTAAATGAAGAGGAGGGGTCAATATcgcacatttattttacagccgctgtttcaattaaaaaccacTAGAGGGCGCTGTGGTGCACTAAATACAGTAGTGCTCTGTAGAGTTCAGTGAGCAATGAAGGTGCTTATTTAGAAAGAAAGGGAAATCAAACTGTTAGCGGTACAATTGAGGGTGGCCTTAATAGTTCATTGTGCCTTGCTCAAGTGGAAACAGAGTGCAGTTTATGTCAAGAACAAAATGAAGAATCCAGATACCGAATGACAAACTTTTCATTTTCTGCTGCCTGAAGTGGAGTCCAAAGCATCAGAGAGAGTGCCTCACAGTTTACAGAGCCTCCTGTTCAActacttttattttacagttgctGTTTCAATTCATACCCACTAGAGGGTACTGTGGTGCACTTGCTACTGCAGTCTCAGGTTCAATGTCTTTAATCCAAAAGATCTTTACTTAGCCAacaccaagagagagagagagagagagagagagagagagagagagagcgagcgagcagaACATTTCACACTCTACAGCATTTTCCTTGGGAATCGCCCATCATACCTAAACTAGCTTACCTTGAAGAGCAGACTGACTTCAATGCTATTCTTCTTTCCGGAACCTGAAGCTACAGCAAACTTGTGTAGGAATTCTAGAATCTTGCACTCCTACAAGCATTATAGAGCCCTCTGCAGGCTAAGGAATGGAACTGCACCTAATTGAAGTCTCCCTTTTCAGAAGCTCTGTAAAAACCTGCATTTCATGTCTGCGAGATAAGGATTTAAAGTTTCTGTTGTATTGTAGATATTTTCTAAACTGTCTGAACGCTGAAGCCTCTCCTGTATTTCAATCGAGGGCTGAAAGGCTTtagaaatgggttttttttgtaacatatttttgGACGTGTTTGAAGTGTAAAAACCAGAGAAACTATACACTCACTGGTACTATTTCAAGTTCAAATGAGAATTTCATAAATACAGATCTGGTTTACAATCAGGGTTTAAAACACCCAGAGGGGGTCTTCAATCACAGCGGCTTTGTCTTTAAGGGTATAGATCATTAATGATTAAAACAATTCATTATGGGCATTGATCATATAGCAATATCTACTGAGCGATCATTGcacttaaaagaaagaaataaagacacGCTTTGCTTGCCTGCCCCTCCTTAACAACCAAATTCGAACCCTCTTAATAAAGCTCTAATCCTCCCCTATTGTTTTCTGGTTTGCATTTCATGTTGCAGATCTAATAACAAATGCTGTAGTCCTGACCCTCACAAGGGTCAGCCCACAGATCCAGGCACAACACTATAAGCGAATGTCCTGTCGTGTGTCCCAGGTAATAGGAACACCTGGGGTCATGAGGTGGGGCCCTATTTCCTGTCAGGAAGGAAGTGATTGTCTGTAGAGTTGTGCTAGGACGGACTGACTCAAAGTGAcagtcagagagacagacagcttAAACTGGAGCGACGGGAAACGACAGGAAAGAATGAAACACTTTGCTATAACATCTTTCAACTGTAATCTGTGTTAGAATGGAGATCTGTTTTTTTAAGGTCGTGCTGTAACCTGTATGCTGTATTAAATACCAATTTAAAcactgtactatttttttttttttttttacacaatgtgATTTTGGTTTTAGGTTCACTGCTCCACTGAAATGAAGAATGCAATGCTATCTATGCTTTGATTGtcgtgctctgtgtgtgtgtgtgtgtgtgtgtgtgtgtgtgtgtgctgctgtgccAGGTGACAATCTTCATTTGATAACCAAAGAGAGTTTGTGGGAGTCAATCGGACCTTCTAAAGAATACATCTCTGGAAATAATCATGGCAGTTCATGGTGCACAAGATTTCCTTCATAATAATCATTTCACGTATCAATCTTTGCTTGTGCATTGCTACGGATAATCTTTGTAGACAAGCATCAAAGGTCCTGTTAAGGTCAAATTGTGAGCTTTTCGTTTTTATATGCAAGTGAAAGTTTTCCAGAAATGCTTCTTATTAATCCATGACTTGATCCAAAAAAGGCTTTCCTCTAAAACATGGGTGTTGTTGTCATGTGGGGACTAACCAGTCCTGGAGCCAGTAAGTTAAACACGCAGGTATTCAAGGTAAGTGTGGAGTATACCCCAGCATCATCAAAGCAGGCTGCAAGCTGCTGATCAGAGCTTCACTATGGCTGTCAGCGTGAGTCTGGTGGAATTCTGCACTCCTTTGGTCTTGTTAATGCAAGTTTGTGTTAATCATGAATGCACAGCACCCCCTGTGCTTGTCCACTGTCAGTGCTTTTGCTTTTTGGTCCTCAGGTGACTTTATAAGTTCTTGTTTGATTCCTGGGTGTCTAATTTATATCTTCCACTGTTCACCCTCCTGTACACTGGACTTGTTGACTCTCCAGTTTGTGTACATTCCCAggcacgcgcgcgcacacacacacacacacgcacaagctTCTTCCCTCCTTGTAAAGCCTTCTTGCCACTCTATATGTGAATGAAGCTGGCACGCCCCTGCAGCGGTGGGAGGTTATAGATTTCTTCTCTCAAGCTGCGgctgtgtttttgtaatgaattACTGATGAGTTATACAGGAAATACATGCAGAGCTGATAGTCTCAATAtattaaaagctgttttaaatctATACACTGTAcccttaaataaaacaatgcaatacaaatgtaatatagcaaagttattataaatatatatatatatatatataaaatagaatgTTATGGTCACTGCAATGCTATGAGGGGAGGTCTATCTTAATGCTCTCACAGCCCCCTGGGTTAATCAACATCACAGAATATACTCTAGGGTTAGATTGCCACTGTTCAGGTTACTATATTAAACTTGATTGGGGCATATTTTAAAGGTGTTACTTTGATATCATTAATTCCTATTATGTTAAAACCCCAAGTaaatggcacaaaaaaaaaaaaacaagaacgtTCAAAATGTCAGCAGTGCTTCGGAGATGTTGAATCCCATCCCTTACAGTAGTTGACTGGTTATCAGGTgtctttctcctttcaaaaatgtgGAGTTTATTACTGAAGAGACGTGCCACGTGTCAGTCCTCTCTGTAATCCACTAGTGTGTTTGTGAAGGGCTCGTGGCTTCGGGTTTCTTTAGTTTATTCGCTTTGTGCCGGCAGGGTCAGCGCAGGTACATCTCCACAGCGCAGCACTAGCACTAAGAGACACCTGCACTTTACTGTTTCAAACACACTCAAGAAATTTTTTCTCTGTTAAACAGAAATAGGAGTAAATTAGACACTTTGCAAACGGGCCCGTGGAATCATAGCTCacctgttatgtgtttttttgtttttgtttttctcaaaatTATTCTTTGTTTAgttgccactgtgtgtgtgtgcttcttttTTTGAGCTGAATGTTTTGTAtggaatacatttgaaataaatatttgacttTCATCTGAATAGGTGTCCAATTTTTTTTCATGACAATATTATTAGAACCCCAGCTTTGTTCTACACACGcactctagtggttagagctgaggagctGAGGAGCTGAGGAGCTGGGACTGAGGGAGCTGTGGAGTTTAGGGGCTGAGGAGTTGAGGAGCTGAGGGGCTGAGGAACTGAGAGGGGCTGAGAACGGGCTGAGGGGATGAGGAACTGAGGGGCTGTAGAGTTGAGAGACTGTGGAGTTGAGGGGCTGAGGGGTTGAAGGGCTAAGGATCTGAGGGGCTGAGGAGCTGAAATGCTGAGGGGCTGAGGAACGGGCTGAGGGGCTGAGCTTGGGATGAGGGGTTTAGAGGCTGAGGGGCTGAGGAGCTGAGGGCTGAGGAGCTGAGGATCTGAGGGCTGAGGAGCTGAGGAGCTGTGGAGTTGAGGAGCTGAGGAGTTGAGGGGCTGTGGAGCAGGGGCTGAGGACCTGAATGTCTGAGGAGCTGAACGGCTGAGGATCTGAGGAGTTGAGGAGTTGAGCAGCTGAGGGGCTGAGGAGCTTGGGCTGAGGAGCTGAGAGGGGCTGAGAGGGGCTGAGGGGCTGAGGCCAGGGGCTGAGGAGCTGAGCTGAGTGGTTGAGGGGCTGAGGGGCTGAGGGGCTGGGTGGAAAGCAGTGTgtctctagtggttagagctgaggggctgaaGGGTTGAGAGCCTGTGAATGAAAAAGTTTGGCTCTAGTGCAGGgctggccaaccctggtcctgacaATTCAACAGGTTTTATAAGTAACCCTTAATCATCCATTTCTGAACAATGTAAGTTGTTCAATTGAATCAGGAGTGGTCGGCTCTGGTCcaggagagctgcagggtgttcAGGTT
The Polyodon spathula isolate WHYD16114869_AA unplaced genomic scaffold, ASM1765450v1 scaffolds_828, whole genome shotgun sequence genome window above contains:
- the erbb3a gene encoding receptor tyrosine-protein kinase erbB-3a yields the protein MYRSQVLLSCVCWVLLWIPDPVQSQSQGVSVCSGTQNSLSVTGNSERQYQMMQKMYDGCEIVMGNLEITHMEHSRNFSFLQSIREVTGYILIAINQFDFLPLQNLRVIRGTSLYEDMYALAILINYQKEGVLGLKQLGLTQLTEILEGGLLIQNNKFLCYAPQINWEDIVRDSDARVMIDNNSVDDNCSCHESCNHRCWGPGPDKCQILTKTVCAPQCNGRCFGRSPSQCCHSECAGGCSGVLDTDCFACSHFNDSGACVPLCPQPLIYNKQSFQLEPNPNAKYQYGSICVSQCPLNFVVDGSSCVRACPPDKMEVEKKGVKQCEPCDGPCPKACKGTGSKKRQTVDSSNISSFINCTKIQGNLHFLTTGIDGDPWRNISALDPEKLKIFGTVREITGFLNIQSWPKQFNDFSIFSNLTTIRGRTLYNDFSMLVMKLPNVTSLGLRSLREISSGSVYISDNPQLCFHHTINWSFLTKSRERQGTKIKNNRPEQSCMSEGHLCDPLCSSNGCWGPGPDQCLSCRNYSREGTCVPDCHFNQGEFREFSTPSNECYPCHPECLKIEGEPSCRGPGPDACVYCAHFQDGPHCVESCPEGIMGQRGRIFKYPNAERRCEPCHSNCTQGCSGPEESDCFGNPSAVSSVPTTGIVLGVLSGLIVFASVFVLTMLYRRGLAIRRKRAMRRYLESGECLEPLDPGEKGSKAHARILKVAELRKMKVLGSGVFGIVHKGFWIPEGDSVKIPVAIKTIQDRTGRQTFHEVTEHMLAMGSLDHTYLVRLLGVCPGACLQLVTQLSTQGSLLEHIRQKQDSLSPQRLLNWCVQIAKGMYYLEEHKMVHRNLAARNVLLKSDNIVQISDFGIADLLYPDDKKYYNDVKTPIKWMALESIHFRRYTHQSDVWSYGVTVWEMMTFGNEPYSGIRPQEVPDLLEKGERLSQPHICTIDVYMVMVKCWMIDENVRPTFKELANEFTRMARDPPRYLVISRNNGYMEPPFEEVSQKGGELDGLEVELEEEEAGLDGTLNPSSLYLTPMRFPCRHRIDSAKSMGSPAGYIPMTPGTAGEHSRQVVWPSRGRLDSTRTLSESSEGRGTASELEMNEDSSLAGSLRRGRRREDSAYHSQRVSLINPVETGDLEEEEDHNGYVMPGTSGSPEKEPHLSLSGPRDDDSEEYEYMNKQSRLLALSPRCSTAEPPPGGAAELKQSRSPRCPASKSPAAPAEQQKQKDTVEYEYMDTRNVVLDPKEPPSATRRKEDQTTAKEEKEEDYEYTNKQPRLTKSLSMLQNFSKAQVERERTGKAASVEDLCSNGPESGSTAPDQQEYEEMDAFALPEDSKDHAINTTPPEKAPEYQNFPEAEKASEKGRVNGFVKMRAGAGERDHSFDNPDYWHSRLFLKPDAVRT